The following proteins are co-located in the Streptomyces sp. NBC_01198 genome:
- a CDS encoding carbohydrate ABC transporter permease, whose translation MGTRPWVAAVFLLPALVLLGALVAYPIVFTVKRSLYDADGSAFIGLKNFGTVFTDHGILTAVRNNVIWVVVAPAVATALGLVFAVLTERVRWGTAFKLIVFMPMAISMLAAGIIFRLVYEQDPSQGVANAVVVAVHDTFTDNAAYPGARPRPNGDLAPTAGGSFTSKSAASAGTPADLPLVGIPQNKVPSGAQDAKPAPSQPGAVTGTVWLDFRPGGTGKPGVIDPGEKALSGVKVQAVKDGKVIASAKSAKDGTYKLPAEAVGAQLRLPGSNFAGKYEGINWLGPSLVTPSIIVSYIWMWAGFAMVLIAAGLAGVPRELLEQARVDGANEWQVFRRITVPLLAPVLVVVTVTLMINVLKIFDLVYIIAPGSSQQNANVLALQLYLSSFGGGDDQGVGSAIGVILLLLVLPVMIFNIRRLRREGRR comes from the coding sequence ATGGGCACCCGGCCGTGGGTGGCCGCGGTGTTCCTGCTGCCCGCGCTGGTCCTGCTGGGCGCGCTGGTGGCGTATCCGATCGTCTTCACCGTCAAGCGGAGCCTGTACGACGCGGACGGCAGCGCCTTCATCGGGCTGAAGAACTTCGGCACGGTCTTCACCGACCACGGCATCCTCACGGCGGTGCGCAACAACGTCATCTGGGTGGTGGTCGCGCCCGCCGTGGCGACCGCGCTCGGCCTGGTGTTCGCGGTGCTCACCGAAAGGGTGCGCTGGGGCACGGCGTTCAAGCTGATCGTCTTCATGCCGATGGCGATCTCGATGCTGGCGGCCGGGATCATCTTCCGGCTGGTCTACGAGCAGGACCCCTCGCAGGGGGTGGCGAACGCGGTGGTGGTGGCGGTGCACGACACCTTCACCGACAACGCGGCCTATCCGGGGGCCAGACCGCGGCCCAACGGCGATCTGGCGCCGACCGCGGGCGGCTCCTTCACCTCGAAGTCCGCCGCGAGCGCCGGCACTCCGGCCGACCTGCCGCTGGTCGGCATCCCGCAGAACAAGGTGCCCTCCGGCGCGCAGGACGCGAAGCCCGCGCCCTCGCAGCCGGGTGCGGTGACCGGCACCGTGTGGCTGGACTTCCGGCCCGGCGGCACCGGCAAGCCGGGGGTGATCGACCCCGGTGAGAAGGCGCTGTCCGGGGTGAAGGTGCAGGCGGTCAAGGACGGCAAGGTCATCGCGTCGGCGAAGTCCGCCAAGGACGGCACGTACAAGCTGCCCGCCGAGGCGGTCGGCGCCCAGCTGCGGCTGCCCGGCTCGAACTTCGCCGGGAAGTACGAGGGCATCAACTGGCTCGGCCCGAGCCTGGTGACGCCGTCGATCATCGTGTCCTACATCTGGATGTGGGCCGGTTTCGCGATGGTGCTGATCGCGGCGGGCCTGGCCGGGGTGCCCAGGGAACTGCTGGAGCAGGCCCGGGTGGACGGCGCCAACGAGTGGCAGGTCTTCCGCCGGATCACCGTGCCGCTGCTGGCTCCGGTGCTTGTGGTGGTCACGGTCACGCTGATGATCAACGTGCTCAAGATCTTCGACCTGGTGTACATCATCGCGCCGGGCAGCAGCCAGCAGAACGCCAACGTGCTGGCGCTGCAGCTGTATCTGTCGTCGTTCGGCGGCGGTGACGACCAGGGCGTCGGCAGTGCGATCGGTGTGATCCTGCTGCTGCTGGTGCTGCCAGTCATGATCTTCAACATCCGGCGGCTGCGCAGGGAGGGACGGCGATGA
- a CDS encoding DUF6332 family protein, with protein MDMGREARWDKDAMTVEIVFALVTGCVLAGAVFGVVAGLTLLCGVSGEGRGSLLAGGGLAGGALGVWRVVRVLRRFDAGRREGN; from the coding sequence GTGGACATGGGGCGGGAAGCACGCTGGGACAAGGACGCCATGACCGTCGAGATCGTCTTCGCACTGGTCACCGGGTGCGTGCTCGCCGGGGCCGTTTTCGGCGTCGTCGCGGGTCTCACGCTGCTGTGCGGGGTCTCAGGCGAGGGCCGCGGCAGCCTGCTGGCCGGGGGCGGCCTCGCCGGGGGTGCGCTCGGAGTGTGGCGGGTGGTGCGGGTGCTGCGGCGGTTCGACGCGGGGCGCCGCGAGGGCAACTGA
- the prfB gene encoding peptide chain release factor 2, whose protein sequence is MAIVDVSEELKSLSSTMGSIEAVLDLDRMRNDIAALEEQAAVPSLWDDPESAQKITSRLSHLQAELRKVETLRGRIDDLAVLFELAEAEDDADTRTEAEAELDEVRKSLDEMEVRTLLSGEYDAREALVNIRAEAGGIDAADFAEQLQRMYLRWAERHGYSTEVYETSYAEEAGIKSTTFVVKAPYAYGTLSVEQGTHRLVRISPFDNQGRRQTSFAGVEVLPVVEQSDHVEIDESELRVDVYRASGPGGQGVNTTDSAVRITHIPTGIVVSCQNERSQIQNKASAMNVLQAKLLERRRQEEQALMDSLGKSDGGNSWGNQMRSYVLHPYQMVKDLRTDYEVGNPHGVLDGDIDGFIEAGIRWRKSREKAAA, encoded by the coding sequence GTGGCAATCGTCGATGTATCCGAAGAACTGAAATCCCTGTCCTCGACCATGGGGTCGATCGAGGCCGTCCTCGACCTCGACCGGATGCGGAACGACATCGCCGCGCTTGAGGAGCAGGCCGCCGTCCCGTCCCTGTGGGACGACCCGGAGAGCGCGCAGAAGATCACCAGCCGGCTCTCCCACCTGCAGGCCGAGCTGCGCAAGGTCGAGACGCTGCGCGGCCGTATCGACGACCTCGCCGTGCTGTTCGAGCTCGCCGAGGCGGAGGACGACGCCGACACCCGCACCGAGGCCGAGGCCGAGCTGGACGAGGTCCGCAAGTCGCTGGACGAGATGGAGGTCAGGACGCTGCTGTCGGGCGAGTACGACGCCCGCGAGGCCCTGGTCAACATCCGCGCGGAGGCCGGCGGCATCGACGCGGCGGACTTCGCCGAGCAGCTCCAGCGGATGTATCTGCGCTGGGCCGAGCGCCACGGCTACTCCACCGAGGTCTACGAGACCTCGTACGCGGAGGAGGCCGGCATCAAGTCGACCACCTTCGTCGTCAAGGCCCCCTACGCGTACGGCACTCTCTCCGTCGAGCAGGGCACCCACCGCCTGGTGCGGATCTCCCCCTTCGACAACCAGGGCCGCCGCCAGACGTCCTTCGCCGGCGTCGAGGTGCTCCCGGTCGTGGAGCAGAGCGACCACGTCGAGATCGACGAGTCCGAACTGCGTGTCGATGTCTACCGTGCCTCCGGTCCCGGCGGCCAGGGCGTCAACACCACCGACTCCGCGGTCCGCATCACCCACATTCCCACCGGCATCGTCGTCTCCTGCCAGAACGAGCGCTCCCAGATCCAGAACAAGGCCAGCGCCATGAACGTCCTCCAGGCCAAGCTGCTGGAACGCCGCCGCCAGGAGGAGCAGGCCCTGATGGACTCCCTCGGCAAGAGCGACGGCGGCAACTCCTGGGGCAACCAGATGCGTTCGTACGTCCTGCACCCGTACCAGATGGTCAAGGACCTGCGCACCGACTACGAGGTCGGCAACCCCCACGGCGTCCTCGACGGCGACATCGACGGCTTCATCGAGGCGGGCATCCGCTGGCGCAAGTCCCGTGAAAAGGCCGCGGCTTGA
- a CDS encoding FtsK/SpoIIIE domain-containing protein produces the protein MQIRLTVLGPRSGRAARGSDVLVTAPAGTVLGSVAGALASAAGSGQPGRSAGSSVALYVGQDRVPPTAVLGVPPLVDGAVLSLHASTGRPGEPHDHGQYGSFGEYGRPSAEVARLLVVGGPDAGGVHLLPGGRATIGRSADADVPLDDPDVSRLHCEVAFGPDGGLTVADLGSTNGTTLSGRAVGAQPVPLPPGALLHLGESTLRLDPAGSPAAAPLPTTPDADGHLRVSLRDAPWPGRQAHDTATVPAQRDGTAADDDASAGGRSPGPDGGPGDAVDAYGGPQAGSGAAGRPDAPGHDAGRPGYGPAGQPGDAHARTGTPGGPGHPAPPDDAPAAAGHPGEGAGTRRDTGGAAAPGRVDGIDGTATPGRRDTGQARRPGAGAGGRNGVVGSIGAWARRRLSGAGRDEGEEAFAGGEAEALRERWPDPAAVLLTALGPGRRLWERAPGHPDALTVRLGTADLPSEYGNRRLAGVPFTVDLRRPRTSALTLVGPRPRLAGLARAVLAQLCALHSPTTLEVVLLSADRARPADQRAEEWSWLNWLPHLRPAHGQDCRLLLAFDRDQAQARTAELVRRIEEGPAAAGHPGPYSLLVVDGDPGSAALRETVARIAAAGPAVGIHVLCLTEPGERPAVDDGVVARLSGDVATTLLVEPAGQPPAGADGGGADEIVLDAVSGAWAEHFARALAPLREADADAPGAGSRHALPGTVRLLDELDLALATPAKIAARWAAAPAAAPSAVAVLGAGAGAGSGGRVAVDLVAEGPHLMVGGAPGAGKTELLRSVAAALAAAERPERLTLILLDGAGQDRGEGLAVCADLPHVSGHLVASDPVRMREFAQALSAELKRREGVLGGRAFAAWHADRLVAATVPHQGGRAPAAPAPEAPGLPRLVVLVDDFDALVAPALGAPGRPAAGSVVRAIEAVARDGERLGVHLVAATGRPERTAGTEADERAPLRVALRMPDTESAALLVNVEDPAGLDESVPGRGYLRRPGGAVTAFQAGRVSGRIPRTATLRPTVVGLEWERMGDPPARRQVRELGNGPTDLALLASALQRAAEAEPAT, from the coding sequence ATGCAGATCCGGCTGACCGTCCTCGGGCCGCGCAGCGGCCGGGCAGCACGCGGCAGTGACGTGCTCGTCACCGCGCCCGCGGGCACCGTGCTCGGCTCGGTGGCCGGCGCGCTCGCCTCGGCCGCGGGATCCGGGCAGCCGGGCCGCTCCGCCGGGTCCTCGGTGGCCCTCTACGTCGGGCAGGACCGCGTACCGCCCACCGCCGTGCTCGGGGTGCCCCCGCTGGTCGACGGCGCCGTCCTGTCGCTGCACGCGTCCACCGGCCGGCCTGGCGAACCGCACGACCACGGGCAGTACGGCAGTTTCGGGGAGTACGGCCGCCCGTCCGCCGAGGTCGCGCGGCTGCTGGTGGTGGGCGGGCCGGACGCGGGCGGGGTCCACCTGCTGCCCGGCGGCCGGGCCACGATCGGGCGGTCGGCCGACGCGGACGTGCCGCTGGACGACCCGGACGTCTCACGGCTGCACTGCGAGGTGGCCTTCGGCCCGGACGGCGGGCTGACCGTCGCCGATCTGGGCTCCACGAACGGTACGACGCTCAGCGGGCGCGCGGTCGGCGCGCAGCCGGTGCCACTGCCGCCGGGCGCGCTGCTCCATCTGGGTGAGTCCACCCTGCGCCTCGACCCGGCCGGCTCACCCGCCGCCGCGCCGCTGCCCACCACCCCCGACGCCGACGGCCACCTGCGGGTGTCCCTGCGCGACGCCCCGTGGCCCGGACGGCAGGCGCACGACACCGCGACGGTGCCGGCGCAGCGGGACGGGACGGCGGCGGACGACGACGCTTCGGCGGGCGGGCGGTCCCCGGGCCCGGACGGGGGTCCGGGGGACGCCGTCGACGCCTACGGCGGGCCGCAGGCCGGCTCCGGGGCGGCGGGCCGCCCGGACGCACCCGGACACGACGCAGGACGCCCCGGATACGGCCCCGCGGGGCAGCCGGGCGACGCCCACGCCAGGACCGGCACCCCGGGCGGCCCCGGGCACCCGGCGCCGCCCGACGACGCGCCCGCCGCAGCCGGACACCCGGGCGAGGGCGCGGGCACGCGGCGCGACACCGGGGGCGCGGCGGCCCCCGGGCGGGTCGACGGCATCGACGGCACCGCCACCCCCGGGCGGCGGGACACCGGCCAGGCGCGGCGCCCGGGAGCCGGGGCCGGCGGGCGCAACGGCGTCGTCGGCTCGATAGGGGCCTGGGCGCGGCGGCGGCTGAGCGGCGCGGGGCGCGACGAGGGCGAGGAGGCGTTCGCCGGCGGCGAGGCCGAGGCCCTGCGGGAGCGCTGGCCCGACCCGGCGGCCGTCCTGCTCACGGCGCTGGGCCCCGGCAGGCGGCTGTGGGAACGGGCCCCCGGGCACCCGGACGCGCTGACCGTACGGCTCGGCACCGCCGACCTGCCGTCGGAGTACGGCAACCGGCGGCTGGCCGGGGTGCCCTTCACCGTGGACCTGCGCCGGCCCCGCACCTCGGCGCTGACCCTGGTCGGGCCGCGGCCGCGACTGGCCGGGCTGGCCCGCGCGGTGCTCGCCCAGCTGTGCGCGCTGCACTCCCCCACCACCTTGGAGGTCGTGCTGCTCAGCGCGGACCGCGCCAGGCCCGCGGACCAGCGGGCCGAGGAGTGGTCGTGGCTGAACTGGCTGCCGCACCTGCGGCCCGCCCACGGCCAGGACTGCCGGCTGCTGCTGGCCTTCGACCGCGACCAGGCACAGGCCCGTACGGCCGAGCTGGTCCGCAGGATCGAGGAGGGGCCGGCCGCCGCCGGACACCCCGGGCCGTACTCGCTGCTGGTGGTCGACGGCGACCCCGGGTCCGCCGCGCTGCGCGAGACGGTCGCGCGGATCGCGGCCGCCGGACCGGCCGTCGGCATCCATGTGCTGTGCCTGACCGAGCCGGGCGAGCGGCCCGCGGTGGACGACGGGGTGGTGGCCCGGCTGTCGGGGGACGTCGCGACGACGCTGCTGGTCGAGCCCGCCGGACAGCCGCCGGCCGGGGCGGACGGGGGCGGCGCCGACGAGATCGTGCTGGACGCGGTGTCCGGCGCCTGGGCCGAGCATTTCGCGCGGGCGCTGGCCCCGCTGCGGGAGGCCGACGCGGACGCCCCGGGCGCCGGTTCGCGGCACGCGCTGCCCGGCACCGTACGGCTGCTCGACGAGCTGGACCTGGCGCTCGCCACCCCCGCGAAGATCGCCGCGCGCTGGGCGGCCGCGCCCGCCGCGGCGCCGTCGGCGGTCGCCGTGCTCGGCGCCGGGGCCGGCGCGGGTTCCGGCGGGCGGGTGGCGGTCGACCTCGTGGCCGAGGGGCCGCACCTGATGGTCGGCGGGGCGCCGGGCGCGGGCAAGACGGAGCTGCTGCGGTCCGTCGCCGCCGCGCTGGCCGCCGCGGAGCGGCCGGAGCGGCTGACCCTGATCCTGCTGGACGGCGCCGGCCAGGACCGCGGCGAAGGGCTGGCCGTCTGCGCGGACCTGCCCCACGTCAGCGGGCACCTGGTGGCCTCCGACCCCGTCCGGATGCGGGAGTTCGCGCAGGCGCTCAGCGCGGAGCTGAAGCGGCGCGAAGGGGTGCTCGGCGGGCGGGCGTTCGCCGCCTGGCACGCGGACCGGCTCGTCGCGGCGACCGTGCCGCACCAGGGCGGGCGGGCGCCGGCCGCGCCCGCTCCCGAGGCGCCGGGGCTGCCGCGGCTGGTCGTGCTCGTCGACGACTTCGACGCGCTCGTGGCTCCCGCGCTCGGCGCCCCAGGGCGGCCCGCGGCCGGCAGCGTCGTCCGGGCGATCGAGGCGGTCGCCAGGGACGGCGAACGCCTCGGCGTCCACCTGGTGGCCGCCACCGGGCGGCCCGAGCGGACCGCCGGCACCGAGGCGGACGAGCGGGCGCCGCTGCGGGTCGCGTTGCGTATGCCCGACACGGAGTCCGCGGCGCTGCTGGTGAACGTCGAGGATCCGGCGGGCCTCGACGAGTCCGTTCCCGGCCGGGGGTATCTGCGCCGGCCCGGCGGGGCGGTGACGGCCTTCCAGGCCGGCCGGGTCAGCGGGCGCATCCCGCGCACGGCGACCTTGCGGCCGACGGTTGTGGGGCTGGAGTGGGAGCGGATGGGGGATCCGCCGGCCCGCCGCCAGGTCCGCGAGCTCGGCAACGGGCCGACGGATCTTGCACTGCTGGCCAGTGCGTTGCAGCGTGCCGCTGAGGCTGAACCGGCGACGTAG
- a CDS encoding serine/threonine-protein kinase, with protein MRPVGSKYLLEEPLGRGATGTVWRARVRDEQGSTVAVKVLKEELAGDPDVVMRFLRERSVLLRLRHPHIVRVRDLVVEGDLLALVMDLIDGPDLHRYLRDNGPFTPVAASLLTAAVADALAASHADGVVHRDLKPANVLLATLRGDDGTERMHPMLTDFGIARLADSPGVTRTHEFVGTPAYVAPESAQGRPQTSAVDVYGAGILLYELVTGRTPFQGENAIEVLQAHLNQQPRRPSTVPEPLWTVIERCLRKEPAQRPSADSLARALRVVAAGVGVHATPAAAEAALGVGALLAPDETPTLVPGTGQGGAQDAGLGSGDADPTQVLPSGQGGSYDPNAATSVLPSDADRSGRPAADGTRVLPPVSDDTPQSGRPQGPHPWESQLSAARQRNDQTEARYLPPEMDPLFRRPRRQPGQQEQGRPGGQGQEGYGYPQQQQGGQGYGYPQQQQAGGQGYGYPQQGRQQPQPQPQQSAPPQQPRYQQPQPQRYEPQQRPPAPAPEPPRPHEPRRRSANPVKIPGLGCLKGCLTVILVIVVLFVVVWYTTPLPDWVDSTRNLFHATSGWAHSAWDKISSITGDSGGGQGDNAPGLSNTP; from the coding sequence GTGCGGCCGGTAGGCAGCAAATACCTCCTGGAGGAGCCGCTCGGACGCGGCGCCACAGGCACCGTCTGGCGTGCCCGGGTGCGTGACGAGCAGGGCAGCACGGTCGCCGTCAAGGTGCTCAAGGAAGAGCTGGCCGGCGACCCCGACGTGGTGATGCGCTTCCTGCGCGAGCGCTCCGTCCTGCTCCGGCTGCGGCACCCGCACATCGTGCGCGTCCGCGACCTGGTCGTCGAGGGCGATCTGCTCGCCCTGGTGATGGATCTCATCGACGGCCCCGACCTGCACCGCTACCTGCGCGACAACGGCCCCTTCACCCCGGTGGCCGCCTCGCTGCTGACCGCGGCCGTCGCCGACGCGCTCGCCGCCAGCCACGCCGACGGCGTCGTGCACCGGGACCTGAAGCCCGCCAACGTGCTGCTCGCCACCCTCAGAGGTGACGACGGCACCGAGCGGATGCACCCGATGCTCACCGACTTCGGCATCGCGCGGCTCGCGGACTCGCCGGGCGTCACCAGGACCCACGAATTCGTCGGCACCCCCGCCTACGTGGCGCCGGAGTCCGCCCAGGGCCGCCCGCAGACCTCCGCGGTCGACGTCTACGGCGCCGGGATCCTGCTGTACGAGCTGGTCACCGGCCGGACGCCCTTCCAGGGCGAGAACGCCATCGAGGTGCTCCAGGCCCATCTCAACCAGCAGCCGCGCCGCCCAAGCACCGTGCCGGAACCGCTGTGGACGGTCATCGAGCGCTGCCTGCGCAAGGAGCCGGCGCAGCGGCCGAGCGCCGACAGCCTGGCCCGCGCGCTGCGGGTGGTCGCGGCCGGCGTCGGCGTGCACGCCACCCCGGCGGCCGCCGAGGCGGCCCTGGGCGTCGGCGCGCTGCTCGCCCCCGACGAGACCCCGACGCTGGTGCCGGGCACCGGCCAGGGCGGCGCTCAGGACGCCGGGCTCGGCAGCGGCGACGCGGACCCCACGCAGGTGCTGCCCTCGGGCCAGGGCGGCTCCTACGACCCGAACGCCGCGACCAGCGTGCTGCCCTCGGACGCCGACCGCTCGGGCCGGCCCGCCGCCGACGGCACCCGCGTCCTGCCGCCGGTGTCCGACGACACCCCGCAGTCGGGGCGGCCACAGGGCCCGCACCCCTGGGAGTCGCAGCTCAGCGCCGCCCGGCAGCGCAACGACCAGACCGAGGCGCGCTACCTGCCGCCGGAGATGGACCCGCTCTTCCGCCGCCCCCGCCGCCAGCCGGGCCAGCAGGAGCAGGGCCGCCCCGGCGGCCAGGGCCAGGAGGGCTACGGCTACCCGCAGCAGCAGCAGGGCGGCCAGGGCTACGGCTATCCCCAGCAGCAACAGGCCGGCGGCCAGGGCTACGGCTACCCGCAGCAGGGCCGCCAGCAGCCGCAGCCCCAGCCGCAGCAGTCCGCGCCCCCGCAGCAGCCGCGCTACCAGCAGCCGCAGCCGCAGCGCTACGAGCCGCAGCAGCGCCCGCCGGCCCCGGCCCCCGAGCCGCCCCGCCCGCACGAGCCGCGGCGGCGCAGCGCCAACCCGGTCAAGATCCCGGGCCTCGGCTGCCTCAAGGGCTGCCTGACGGTGATCCTGGTGATCGTGGTGCTCTTCGTCGTCGTCTGGTACACCACCCCGCTGCCGGACTGGGTCGACAGCACCCGCAACCTGTTCCACGCGACGTCGGGTTGGGCGCACTCGGCGTGGGACAAGATCTCCTCGATCACCGGCGACTCCGGCGGCGGCCAGGGCGACAACGCCCCCGGCCTGAGCAACACCCCCTGA
- the ftsE gene encoding cell division ATP-binding protein FtsE: protein MIRFDNVTKTYPKQNRPALRDVSLEIEKGEFVFLVGSSGSGKSTFLRLILREERTDTGMVHVLGKDLARLSNWKVPHMRRQLGTVFQDFRLLPNKTVAQNVAFALEVIGKPRGTIRKTVPEVLDLVGLAGKEDRMPGELSGGEQQRVAIARAFVNRPMLLIADEPTGNLDPQTSVGIMRLLDRINRTGTTVVMATHDQNIVDQMRKRVIELEKGRLVRDQSRGVYGYQH, encoded by the coding sequence GTGATCCGATTCGACAACGTCACCAAGACCTACCCCAAGCAGAACCGGCCCGCGCTGCGGGACGTGTCGCTGGAGATCGAGAAGGGTGAGTTCGTCTTCCTGGTGGGCTCCTCGGGCTCGGGCAAGTCGACCTTCCTGCGGCTGATCCTGCGCGAGGAGCGGACCGACACCGGCATGGTGCACGTGCTGGGCAAGGACCTGGCCCGGCTGTCGAACTGGAAGGTCCCGCACATGCGGCGCCAGCTCGGCACCGTCTTCCAGGACTTCCGGCTGCTGCCGAACAAGACGGTCGCCCAGAACGTCGCCTTCGCCCTCGAGGTGATCGGCAAACCCCGCGGCACCATCCGCAAGACCGTGCCCGAGGTGCTGGACCTGGTCGGCCTGGCCGGCAAGGAGGACCGGATGCCGGGCGAGCTGTCCGGCGGTGAGCAGCAGCGCGTGGCGATCGCCCGGGCGTTCGTCAACCGGCCCATGCTGCTGATCGCCGACGAGCCGACCGGAAACCTCGACCCGCAGACGTCCGTGGGCATCATGCGGCTGCTCGACCGGATCAACAGGACCGGCACCACCGTGGTGATGGCCACCCACGACCAGAACATCGTCGACCAGATGCGCAAGCGCGTCATCGAACTGGAGAAGGGGCGGCTGGTACGCGACCAGTCGCGCGGTGTCTACGGCTACCAGCACTAG
- a CDS encoding ABC transporter substrate-binding protein — protein MRRTTRVALAVVSASALALTAAACGGDDDGGKKDAAPTSKAASGGGDALQLPDLHGQKLEVAAVWTGPEQKNFQKVLDEFDKRTGAKTTFVPTGDSQSTFLGTKIQGGAPPDVAFLAQNGVLHQFADKGWVKPLGPQAQAQLSKNFSPGWQKLGAWKDKQYGVYAKVSNKSMIWYNAAAFSNAGATEPKTWADFLKTAETVFESGTTPVSIGGADGWTLTDWFENIYLSQAGPEKYDQLAAHSIKWTDPSVKAALTTLAQLFGNKDLIAGGAKGALGTDFPKSVTQTFTGNPPAAAMVYEADFVSAFISANTKAKVGTDAKEFAFPAVGAGKAPVVSGGDVAVVLKDGPGAQALLTFIASTDAAKIWAQGGGYLSPNKSLDLAAYPDAVQRDIAKSLIAAGDDFRFDMSDQAPAAFGGTKGEGEWKDLQDFLAKPSDVAGAQAKLEADAAKAYGS, from the coding sequence ATGCGCCGGACAACGCGCGTGGCGCTCGCCGTCGTGTCGGCGTCGGCGCTCGCGCTGACCGCGGCGGCCTGCGGGGGCGACGACGACGGGGGCAAGAAGGACGCCGCGCCGACCTCCAAGGCGGCGTCTGGCGGCGGTGACGCCCTGCAACTGCCTGACCTGCACGGCCAGAAGCTGGAAGTGGCCGCGGTGTGGACGGGCCCCGAGCAGAAGAACTTCCAGAAGGTGCTCGACGAGTTCGACAAGCGCACCGGCGCGAAGACCACGTTCGTGCCGACCGGCGACAGCCAGTCGACCTTCCTGGGGACGAAGATCCAGGGCGGCGCGCCGCCGGACGTCGCGTTCCTGGCGCAGAACGGCGTGCTGCACCAGTTCGCCGACAAGGGCTGGGTCAAGCCGCTGGGGCCGCAGGCGCAGGCCCAGCTGAGCAAGAACTTCTCCCCGGGCTGGCAGAAGCTCGGCGCGTGGAAGGACAAGCAGTACGGCGTCTACGCCAAGGTCTCGAACAAGTCGATGATCTGGTACAACGCCGCCGCGTTCAGCAACGCGGGCGCCACCGAGCCGAAGACCTGGGCGGACTTCCTGAAGACGGCGGAGACCGTCTTCGAGTCGGGCACCACCCCGGTGTCGATCGGCGGCGCGGACGGCTGGACGCTGACCGACTGGTTCGAGAACATCTACCTGTCGCAGGCGGGCCCGGAGAAGTACGACCAGCTGGCCGCGCACAGCATCAAGTGGACCGACCCGTCGGTGAAGGCGGCGCTCACCACGCTGGCCCAGCTGTTCGGCAACAAGGACCTGATCGCCGGCGGCGCCAAGGGCGCCCTGGGCACCGACTTCCCGAAGTCGGTGACGCAGACCTTCACCGGCAACCCGCCGGCCGCCGCGATGGTCTACGAGGCGGACTTCGTCTCGGCGTTCATCTCGGCCAACACCAAGGCGAAGGTCGGCACGGACGCCAAGGAGTTCGCCTTCCCGGCGGTCGGCGCCGGCAAGGCGCCGGTGGTCTCCGGCGGTGACGTCGCGGTGGTGCTCAAGGACGGCCCCGGCGCGCAGGCGCTGCTGACGTTCATCGCGTCGACGGACGCGGCCAAGATCTGGGCGCAGGGCGGCGGTTACCTCTCGCCGAACAAGTCGCTCGACCTGGCGGCGTATCCCGACGCGGTGCAGCGCGACATCGCCAAGTCGCTGATCGCCGCGGGTGACGACTTCCGGTTCGACATGTCGGACCAGGCGCCGGCGGCCTTCGGTGGCACGAAGGGCGAGGGCGAGTGGAAGGACCTCCAGGACTTCCTCGCCAAGCCGTCCGACGTGGCGGGCGCGCAGGCCAAGCTGGAGGCCGACGCCGCCAAGGCGTACGGGAGCTGA
- a CDS encoding LPXTG cell wall anchor domain-containing protein has product MSKRNTRLRVARIAAAAVIAGGASLTAVGAAQAVTNDSASTPSIHVMDETTGPTDPLSGANGGPVDPTTNPPTDDPTTNPPTDDPTTNPPTDDPTTNPPTDDPTTNPPTDEPTTNPPTTGTTSGANGGNANGGTSAPPSSPSGTNPDGNNNTCTLTGESVDCGNNDTNTDNTQPVPQGDTSSQLAETGSNGTAFLLIGAATLIAGGIGFRISPRLAANRRNAA; this is encoded by the coding sequence ATGAGCAAGCGCAATACGCGGCTGCGTGTCGCCCGCATTGCCGCGGCGGCCGTCATAGCCGGCGGCGCCTCCCTGACAGCCGTGGGCGCAGCCCAGGCCGTCACCAACGACAGTGCGTCCACCCCGTCCATCCACGTCATGGACGAGACGACGGGCCCGACCGACCCGCTGAGCGGGGCGAACGGCGGCCCGGTCGACCCGACGACGAACCCGCCGACGGACGATCCGACGACGAACCCGCCGACGGACGATCCGACGACGAACCCGCCGACGGACGACCCGACGACGAACCCGCCGACGGACGACCCGACGACGAACCCGCCGACGGACGAGCCGACCACGAACCCGCCGACCACCGGCACCACGTCCGGCGCGAACGGCGGCAACGCGAACGGCGGCACCTCGGCGCCGCCCAGCTCGCCGTCCGGCACCAACCCCGACGGCAACAACAACACCTGCACCCTGACCGGTGAGAGTGTCGACTGCGGCAACAACGACACCAACACCGACAACACGCAGCCGGTCCCGCAGGGCGACACGTCGAGCCAGCTCGCCGAGACCGGTTCGAACGGCACCGCCTTCCTGCTGATCGGCGCCGCGACCCTGATCGCCGGCGGCATCGGCTTCCGCATCAGCCCGCGCCTGGCGGCCAACCGCCGCAACGCCGCCTGA